In one Arachis duranensis cultivar V14167 chromosome 9, aradu.V14167.gnm2.J7QH, whole genome shotgun sequence genomic region, the following are encoded:
- the LOC107467561 gene encoding NADH dehydrogenase [ubiquinone] 1 beta subcomplex subunit 7, protein MEVPGSSKKMIATQEEMVEAKVPLAYRDQCAHLLIPLNKCRQAELYLPWKCENERHSYEKCQYELLMERMLQMQKIKERASLNHSQSKGAAFPVIPKTANA, encoded by the coding sequence ATGGAGGTTCCCGGTTCATCGAAGAAGATGATAGCGACGCAGGAGGAGATGGTGGAAGCCAAGGTTCCCCTTGCATACAGGGACCAGTGTGCGCACCTCCTCATCCCTCTCAACAAGTGCCGCCAGGCCGAGCTCTACCTTCCATGGAAGTGCGAGAACGAGCGTCACTCCTACGAGAAGTGTCAGTACGAGCTCCTCATGGAGCGCATGCTTCAGATGCAGAAGATCAAGGAACGAGCCTCCCTTAATCACTCCCAATCCAAGGGCGCCGCCTTTCCCGTCATCCCTAAAACCGCCAATGCCTGA